One segment of Triticum aestivum cultivar Chinese Spring chromosome 2A, IWGSC CS RefSeq v2.1, whole genome shotgun sequence DNA contains the following:
- the LOC123190854 gene encoding uncharacterized protein: MALRRLARRLAPVPFPPRLLPLPAPGHLRLFSTGEKEPPHFMAEYLVSTCGLSPAAAAKAAPRFAHLGSAERPDAVLAFLHSQGLGKAQVRAIVARKPALLLSDVDATLSPKFTAVRALGLRRADAARLFALFPAALTYGVRSNLLPRVLFWLDLLGSTTLLMKWLAKTWLLKYSVDLLLRNLATLRRLGIPDGRLTAAVRLRPTLIMQSPDKLRALVGRVEEACGGVPPSPGMYTWCLFALHNVGDRAFRAKKAAVTRALGCTGEEFAGMFRRAPCFVFAPEALLRRKVEFLRDTVGCSAGGIVRNPLLLTLSLDERMAPRCRAVEALRSKGVDIGKTNMVTVVRLPEAIFVERYILKYKGDVPELLELYPQARVKGTT; the protein is encoded by the coding sequence ATGGCGCTGCGGCGCCTCGCCCGCCGCCTCGCGCCCGTTCCGTTCCCGCCGCGGCTCCTCCCACTCCCCGCCCCCGGCCACCTCCGCCTCTTCTCCACCGGGGAAAAGGAGCCGCCTCACTTCATGGCCGAGTACCTCGTCTCCACCTGCGGCCTCTCGCCGGCGGCGGCCGCCAAGGCCGCCCCGCGGTTCGCGCACCTGGGCTCCGCGGAGAGGCCCGACGCCGTTCTCGCCTTCCTCCACTCTCAGGGCCTGGGCAAGGCGCAGGTGCGCGCGATCGTGGCCCGGAAGCCGGCGCTGCTCCTCAGCGACGTCGACGCCACGCTCTCCCCCAAGTTCACCGCCGTGCGCGCGCTCGGCCTGCGCCGCGCCGACGCCGCGCGGCTCTTCGCGCTCTTCCCGGCGGCGCTCACCTACGGCGTCCGCTCCAACCTGCTCCCGCGGGTCCTCTTCTGGCTCGACCTCCTCGGGTCCACCACCTTGCTGATGAAATGGCTGGCCAAGACGTGGCTGCTCAAGTACTCCGTCGACCTGCTCCTGCGGAACCTCGCCACGCTCCGCCGCCTCGGCATCCCAGACGGCCGCCTCACGGCCGCCGTCCGGCTGCGGCCGACGCTCATCATGCAGTCGCCGGACAAGCTCCGGGCGCTGGTCGGCCGCGTGGAGGAGGCGTGCGGCGGGGTGCCACCCAGCCCCGGGATGTACACGTGGTGCCTCTTCGCGCTGCACAACGTCGGCGACCGAGCCTTCCGGGCCAAGAAGGCGGCCGTGACGCGCGCCCTCGGGTGCACGGGCGAGGAGTTCGCCGGCATGTTCCGGCGCGCGCCGTGCTTCGTGTTCGCCCCCGAGGCGCTGCTGCGGCGCAAGGTGGAGTTCCTGCGGGACACCGTCGGGTGCAGCGCCGGGGGCATCGTCAGGAACCCCCTGCTGCTGACGCTGAGCCTCGACGAGCGGATGGCGCCGCGGTGCCGCGCCGTCGAGGCCCTGCGGTCCAAGGGCGTTGACATCGGGAAGACGAACATGGTGACCGTAGTGAGACTGCCGGAGGCCATTTTTGTGGAGAGGTACATTCTCAAATACAAGGGAGATGTGCCTGAACTCCTCGAGCTGTATCCTCAAGCTCGAGTGAAAGGCACAACATAA
- the LOC123190853 gene encoding DNA polymerase I A, chloroplastic, which yields MAAPAPVPAQLRRCPCSSPLWAPSPFHRRHRRASPFVGGRRQGYSHSSGLGINDNSAFRPGVYLNFNVQSSAQEWKEESKRICSIKTTNAVMNNVYNGYALRSGNLHHDPLEDCKTSNQSSLYSVRERMAPNSLANRHANMELAKHHVTSPTAGDVSALTSAVNYDIKPLNRSSGSEVEIQWPNGSKIDASLPNIHQVKKGLQFDGKADGYDEVELECTAKTVVNGDIKLPNRPSDSEVEMHWPNGSEIDDSLLNTGKVKKSPKIRKVKKSPQFNDLAMDGYNEAEHECIAKTVLQPPPAKAPLSEEAKEARKALATIYDKVLVVDTVESARSVVQLLTTKYKSFIHACDTEVSNIDVKQETPVGHGDVTCFSIYSASSDAEADFGNGKTCIWVDVLDGERDVLMEFVPFFEDSAIRKVWHNYSFDKHVIENYGIKVAGFHADTMHLARLWDSSRRLDGGYSLEGLTNDSRVMGVVPKELQKIGKRSMKTIFGRKKIKKDGSEGKITTIESVEVLQREDRELWISYSSLDSMSTLRLYESLKSKLEKKHWTFDGCPRGSLYDFYEEYWRPFGAILVKMETAGMLVDRAYLSEIEKVAVAQRKVAADKFQKWASKYCPDAKYMNVNSDTQIRQLFFGGIENRRNPGEFLPKSRALKVPNDVNTVTEGKKAPKYRTIEICSIVEGLKPEVFTASGWPSVSGDALRSLAGKLKTDLYTTEDAEDDEYVSDSEISVDDVEDSTSYGTAYKAFGGGKEGKEACYAIAALCEICSIDSLISNFILPLQGNRISCKEGRIHCSLNINTETGRLSARAPNLQNQPALEKDRYKIRQAFVAAPGNSLIVADYGQLELRILAHLANCRSMLDAFKAGGDFHSRTAMNMYQHIREAVEEKRVLLEWDPQPGQEKPPVPLLKDAFGAERRKAKMLNFSIAYGKTAAGLARDWKVSKREADDTLDLWYSDRKEVKSWQREQKDLAYEKSEVYTLLGRSRRFPNIASVSSKQWKHIERAAINAPVQGSAADVAMCAMIEIERNTRLKELGWTLLLQVHDEVILEGPSESADVAKAIVVECMSKPFYGTNILSVDLAVDAKCAQNWYAAK from the exons ATGGCCGCGCCGGCGCCCGTGCCCGCGCAGCTCCGGCGGTGCCCCTGCTCCTCGCCCCTCTGGGCGCCCTCCCccttccaccgccgccaccgccgcgcctcGCCCTTCGTCGGCGGCAGGAG GCAGGGATACTCTCACAGTTCTGGCCTTGGAATAAATGACAATAGCGCCTTCAGGCCTGGAGTATATCTCAACTTCAACGTGCAAAGCAGTGCGCAAGAATGGAAAGAGGAGAGCAAGAGGATATGTTCTATCAAAACCACCAATGCTGTCATGAACAATGTTTATAATGGTTACGCTCTGCGGTCAGGAAATCTTCATCATGATCCCTTGGAAGATTGCAAGACCTCCAATCAGTCTTCATTGTACAGTGTAAGAGAAAGAATGGCTCCTAATTCTCTTGCAAATAGGCACGCCAATATGGAACTGGCAAAGCATCATGTGACGAGTCCCACTGCAGGTGACGTGTCAGCACTGACCAGTGCTGTTAATTATGACATCAAACCGCTAAACAGGTCTAGTGGCTCCGAAGTGGAAATCCAATGGCCTAATGGTTCCAAAATTGATGCTTCTCTGCCAAATATTCATCAAGTCAAAAAGGGCCTGCAGTTTGATGGCAAGGCCGATGGTTATGATGAAGTTGAGCTTGAATGCACAGCCAAAACTGTGGTTAATGGTGACATCAAACTGCCAAACAGGCCAAGTGACTCTGAGGTGGAGATGCATTGGCCTAATGGCTCCGAGATTGATGATTCTCTGCTAAATACTGGTAAAGTCAAAAAGAGCCCTAAGATTCGTAAAGTCAAGAAGAGCCCTCAGTTTAATGACTTGGCTATGGATGGCTATAATGAAGCTGAGCATGAATGCATAGCCAAGACAGTGTTACAGCCTCCTCCAGCTAAAGCCCCCTTGTCCGAGGAGGCTAAAGAGGCACGGAAGGCTCTTGCTACCATCTACGACAAAGTTCTTGTGGTCGACACTGTCGAATCAGCTAGGAGTGTTGTTCAGCTACTTACCACAAAGTACAAGAGCTTTATTCATGCATGTGACACAGAG GTGTCAAATATTGATGTTAAACAAGAGACACCAGTTGGCCATGGAGATGTTACATGCTTTAGCATCTATTCTGCCAGCTCTGATGCTGAAGCTGATTTTGGAAATGGTAAAACATGCATTTGGGTGGATGTACTGGATGGCGAAAGGGATGTCCTCATGGAGTTTGTTCCCTTTTTTGAAGATTCAGCGATACGGAAG GTATGGCACAACTATAGTTTCGATAAACACGTAATTGAGAACTATGGAATCAAAGTTGCTGGATTTCATGCCGATACAATGCATCTCGCACGGCTTTGGGACTCTTCGAGAAGACTTGATGGAGGATATTCACTCGAAGGACTCACAAATGATAGCAGAGTCATGGGTGTGGTCCCAAAGGAACTACAAAAGATTGGAAAGAGATCAATGAAAACCATCTTTGGCAGGAAAAAGATTAAAAAAGATGGCTCCGAAGGAAAAATTACTACCATAGAGTCCGTTGAGGTTTTGCAAAGAGAGGATAGAGAGCTGTGGATCAGCTATTCTTCTTTAGATTCAATGAGTACCTTGAGGCTTTATGAAAGCTTGAAAAGTAAGCTTGAAAAGAAGCACTGGACTTTTGATGGTTGCCCCAGAGGTTCATTGTATGATTTCTATGAGGAGTACTGGCGTCCTTTTGGCGCTATTCTTGTAAAAATGGAAACAGCTGGAATGCTTGTTGACCGTGCTTACCTGTCAGAGATTGAAAAAGTTGCTGTTGCACAGCGAAAAGTAGCTGCAGATAAATTTCAGAAATGGGCATCTAAATATTGCCCTGATGCAAAGTACATGAATGTTAATAGTGATACCCAGATTCGCCAACTCTTCTTTGGTGGCATAGAAAATAG ACGCAACCCTGGTGAATTTTTGCCAAAGAGTAGGGCTTTGAAAGTCCCAAATGATGTCAACACAGTCACAGAGGGCAAGAAGGCTCCAAAGTATCGCACAATTGAAATTTGCAGTATTGTGGAAGGTCTAAAACCTGAGGTATTCACTGCAAGTGGCTGGCCTTCAGTCAGTGGGGATGCTTTGAGAAGTTTGGCTGGGAAACTGAAAACTGATCTTTACACAACGGAGGATGCAGAGGATGATGAATATGTCAGTGATTCAGAAATTTCTGTGGATGACGTAGAAGACTCTACCTCGTATGGCACCGCATACAAAGCATTTGGAGGTGGAAAGGAAGGAAAGGAAGCATGTTATGCCATTGCAGCTCTCTGCGAGATCTGCTCTATTGATTCCTTGATATCAAACTTTATTCTTCCCTTACAG GGAAATCGTATATCCTGCAAGGAGGGGAGGATCCACTGTTCCTTAAATATCAACACCGAAACTGGACGTTTGTCAGCGAGGGCGCCAAATTTACAG AATCAACCTGCACTTGAAAAGGATCGGTACAAAATCCGCCAAGCTTTTGTTGCAGCTCCGGGGAACTCTCTTATTGTTGCTGATTATGGTCAG CTGGAGCTCAGGATCCTGGCACATCTTGCTAATTGTAGAAGTATGTTAGATGCCTTCAAAGCTGGCGGTGACTTCCATTCCAGGACAGCTATGAATATGTACCAGCATATTCGTGAGGCTGTTGAAGAAAAGAGAGTACTTCTTGAGTGGGATCCTCAACCTGGTCAAGAGAAACCCCCCGTGCCATTGTTGAAG GATGCATTTGGTGCTGAGAGGAGGAAAGCTAAGATGCTCAATTTCTCCATTGCATACGGAAAAACAGCTGCTGGGCTTGCTCGGGATTGGAAG GTATCAAAAAGGGAAGCAGATGATACACTGGATCTCTGGTACAGCGACAGAAAAGAAGTTAAGTCATGGCAAAGGGAACAGAAAGATTTAGCATATGAGAAGTCTGAAGTTTATACTTTGCTTGGGCGATCGCGCCGTTTCCCCAACATTGCTTCTGTATCCTCTAAACAATGGAAGCACATTGAGCGTGCTGCCATCAATGCTCCTGTACAG GGCAGTGCAGCAGATGTTGCGATGTGTGCAATGATTGAGATAGAAAGGAATACCCGTCTTAAGGAGCTCGGTTGGACCCTCCTGTTGCAG GTGCACGATGAGGTGATACTGGAAGGACCTTCGGAGTCGGCTGACGTGGCCAAGGCAATAGTGGTTGAGTGCATGTCTAAGCCCTTCTACGGCACCAACATCCTGTCGGTTGACCTCGCTGTTGATGCAAAATGTGCACAGAACTGGTATGCGGCCAAGTAG
- the LOC123186415 gene encoding uncharacterized protein, translating into MAAPDAAPVYICARGASSVYSPAACSCSRVRRAAPCPPKQAALECHRALAPRARALGVEKMMMRHGLVARVHRAHPLLLLLAAVLLLTATADGIRPGPDDADARPAVQRARPGHAPGAAATETEEKKDVSGFLQEEVYGTGSSLPDCTHACGACKPCNRVMISFKCSIAEPCPMVYRCMCKGKCYPVPSS; encoded by the exons AtggccgcgcccgacgccgccccggtATATATATGTGCGCGGGGCGCGTCCTCCGTGTACTCCCCCGCAGCCTGCTCCTGCTCTAGAGTACGTCGCGCTGCACCGTGCCCTCCAAAGCAGGCTGCTCTTGAGTGTCACCGTGCACTGGCACCGCGCGCGCGAGCTCTTGGTGTCGAGAAGATGATGATGAGGCATGGTCTTGTCGCCCGAGTTCACCGCGCTCATCCCCTTCTTCTGCTCCTCGCGGCCGTCTTGTTGCTCACCGCCACGGCTGATGGCATCAGACCGGGCCCCG ATGATGCTGATGCAAGACCGGCAGTGCAGCGTGCACGGCCGGGGCATGCGCCTGGTGctgcggcgacggagacggaggagAAGAAGGATGTGTCGGGGTTCCTGCAGGAGGAGGTGTACGGGACGGGGTCGAGCCTGCCGGACTGCACGCACGCGTGCGGCGCCTGCAAGCCGTGCAACCGCGTGATGATCAGCTTCAAGTGCTCCATCGCCGAGCCCTGCCCCATGGTCTACCGCTGCATGTGCAAGGGCAAGTGCTACCCCGTTCCCTCCAGCTAG